A section of the Ogataea parapolymorpha DL-1 chromosome II, whole genome shotgun sequence genome encodes:
- a CDS encoding allantoin transport encodes MDRLRRLEQLISIRDDSENDPDQLRSNHDLNPTPPKERTWEMYNYFIVWFQNSLTVTAWNTGPSLVLSTGLDYRQVIYASLIASFWAALMVTASAWPGASYHIGYPVLARSVFGPRLAKFFVLARMFVAAMWFSVNTYNGAMCFVVCFRCVFGHRFVNLHNGLPASADITTAQMVVFLVFWLGQFSLMFLHPRQIRWFFTVKGFLSPIACFGIFIFCMVKAGGAGNFEIEKGTFNTSTGNKWMYVFNSVAGALSPMIVNQPDVARYAKRKSHVLIPQAVGVILTTMLVLILGMACNSALKKVYGESYWSIWDMFNAILDHEWSAKTRTAIFLCALVFSLSAAGTNVFANSIPFAADIAFLVPRYFSIVRGQIFIGLLTWALVPWKTVNSAETLLNFLSSYSIFMGPLLGCILADFFVLRKGNLHVPSLYSAKPGSLYWKWHGCNMWGLFAWIISPVIALPGFVRLYHPNILNETVSDIFNCGWLYTFLIGFTTYIILGLIFKPKIYPDNHADTPTTFEYMVPYNGFFEDDAPINGVGNPAVTPPEASDVESGRVEEIKDDQILLREKTID; translated from the coding sequence ATGGATCGTCTAAGAAGGCTGGAGCAGTTGATCTCTATCAGAGACGACTCAGAAAATGACCCGGATCAGTTACGTTCTAACCATGATTTGAACCCGACTCCGCCAAAGGAGAGAACTTGGGAGATGTACAACTACTTCATTGTCTGGTTTCAAAATTCTCTCACAGTTACAGCATGGAACACAGGCCCCTCCTTGGTGTTGTCGACAGGACTTGACTACCGCCAGGTCATTTATGCTTCTCTTATTGCCAGCTTCTGGGCTGCTCTGATGGTGACAGCCAGTGCTTGGCCCGGTGCGTCCTACCACATTGGATACCCTGTTCTGGCCAGAAGTGTGTTTGGTCCTAGACTTGCAAAGTTCTTTGTTTTGGCCCGTATGTTTGTGGCTGCTATGTGGTTCAGTGTCAATACTTATAACGGCGCAATGTGCTTTGTTGTCTGCTTCCGCTGTGTTTTCGGCCATCGCTTTGTGAATCTCCATAACGGCCTACCTGCCAGCGCTGACATCACCACTGCCCAGATGGTTgtcttcttggtctttTGGCTGGGACAATTTTCTCTTATGTTTTTACATCCACGTCAAATCAGATGGTTTTTCACGGTGAAGGGATTTTTGAGTCCCATCGCGTGCTTTGGAATTTTTATCTTCTGCATGGTGAAGGCAGGCGGAGCTGGAAACtttgagatcgaaaaaGGAACTTTCAACACTTCAACCGGAAACAAGTGGATGTATGTCTTCAATTCTGTTGCTGGTGCGCTTTCTCCTATGATTGTGAATCAGCCAGATGTTGCTCGTTACGCTAAAAGAAAATCTCATGTGTTAATTCCTCAGGCTGTTGGTGTGATCCTCACCACCATGCTCGTTCTGATTTTGGGTATGGCTTGCAACTCTGCATTGAAAAAAGTTTATGGCGAGTCTTACTGGAGTATTTGGGATATGTTTAACGCAATTCTGGATCACGAGTGGTCCGCAAAAACCCGTACTGCCATCTTCCTGTGCGCTTTGGTATTCTCGCTCTCTGCTGCTGGTACTAACGTGTTTGCCAACTCCATTCCGTTTGCTGCAGATATTGCCTTTTTGGTTCCTAGATATTTCTCTATTGTCCGGGGGCAAATCTTCATTGGTTTGCTGACATGGGCTCTGGTTCCATGGAAAACAGTCAATTCTGCTGAAACGCTCTTGAACTTCCTGAGTTCCTATTCCATCTTCATGGGTCCGCTTCTGGGATGCATTCTCGCGGACTTTTTTGTGCTCAGAAAGGGCAACTTGCACGTTCCGTCTCTTTATTCGGCCAAGCCAGGATCACTGTACTGGAAATGGCACGGTTGCAACATGTGGGGATTATTCGCATGGATCATTTCTCCGGTGATTGCCCTCCCTGGGTTTGTCCGACTTTATCACCCAAACATTTTAAATGAGACGGTGAGTGATATCTTCAACTGTGGTTGGCTGTACACGTTCCTCATCGGGTTCACAACATACATCATTCTTGGCCTCATTTTCAAGCCAAAAATATATCCAGACAACCATGCTGATACGCCAACCACCTTTGAATATATGGTGCCGTATAACGGATTCTTTGAGGACGACGCTCCTATAAATGGAGTTGGCAATCCAGCGGTCACACCTCCGGAAGCCAGCGATGTGGAAAGCGGCAGGGtggaggaaatcaaggacGACCAGATCCTTCTGCGCGAAAAAACCATCGACTAG
- a CDS encoding putative lactonohydrolase, whose translation MRETYRDIIEVDKKRQLVDLDYAKAVCAKPGFYLFDERFRSVLGLSPELTCLETRDFRFAHEAGVYHKETNSIYFTSNYSSGSPIKLYRVHCESHEVEELDYPEVIQANGACQHKGNILYCAQGDLTHPSSLIEVNPVTGDTKTLINNFFGREFSSINDVVVHHGTGDIWFTDPTYGFEQGFRKEAMLPNQVYRFNPETGELCVVADQFDMCNGLCFNHDYTKMYVTDTGALKMSKTAGSFVHNPKSPSVIYEYDVVDKKRLFNKRVFAFCDDGIPDGIKCDIHGNVYSGCGHGIHVWNPDGILIGKIITGEVCANFCFSASGMWIFSEFHLFFCSLGTKGALVNVECY comes from the coding sequence ATGAGAGAAACTTATAGAGATATCATTGAGGTTGATAAAAAACGCCAGCTAGTGGATCTGGACTACGCGAAAGCAGTGTGTGCCAAACCGGGTTTTTACCTATTTGATGAAAGGTTTCGTTCGGTTTTGGGCTTATCTCCTGAATTGACCTGCCTCGAGACGCGGGATTTTCGATTTGCTCACGAAGCTGGAGTTTACCACAAGGAGACAAACTCAATATATTTCACATCAAATTACAGCTCTGGTAGTCCCATCAAACTTTACAGGGTCCATTGTGAATCCCACGAGGTTGAGGAACTTGATTATCCTGAAGTGATTCAAGCAAATGGCGCTTGTCAGCACAAAGGCAACATTCTCTATTGTGCTCAGGGTGACTTGACACATCCCTCATCACTGATTGAGGTCAATCCTGTCACAGGTGACACTAAAACACTCATCAATAATTTCTTTGGGAGGGAATTCTCTTCGATAAATGACGTTGTGGTGCATCATGGAACCGGTGATATATGGTTTACGGATCCGACCTACGGATTCGAGCAAGGATTCAGAAAGGAAGCTATGCTCCCAAATCAAGTGTACAGATTCAATCCTGAGACCGGTGAACTTTGCGTGGTCGCAGACCAGTTTGATATGTGCAACGGACTCTGTTTCAATCATGATTATACAAAAATGTATGTTACCGACACTGGAGCCCTGAAGATGAGCAAAACAGCTGGATCTTTTGTTCATAATCCCAAAAGCCCAAGCGTAATTTACGAATATGACGTTGTTGATAAAAAACGCCTATTCAACAAGCGTGTCTTTGCGTTCTGTGATGATGGAATTCCAGACGGCATTAAATGCGACATCCATGGAAACGTGTACTCAGGTTGTGGGCATGGCATTCATGTTTGGAATCCTGATGGGATTCTCATAGGGAAAATCATTACTGGAGAGGTCTGTGCTAActtctgtttttctgcaagCGGGATGTGGATATTTTCAGAGTTCCacttgtttttctgcagcttgGGTACCAAAGGGGCCTTAGTGAATGTGGAGTGCTATTGA
- a CDS encoding putative secreted protein produces MANPRRQGCFCCRKRKIKCDLSKPTCSNCLRSSYECVYGVQAIPKDFKLRKLAKKPIRFVDPNSINFRKPVILLTEPATLELESTKEAREDALYRKYLETLGWHLGGWSSWMLGVDFSANDALLYDAFVKGFMVAISPQLAHESLQPSSVVIPRGLHNPTLRHVFYACGATYLSWKRPEYREFAEQKFLQCMKEMQWFLNQNSLVGNEDWLLICMVTLCLREKYQCENTARNAFFLIASLQIIECWLLNKSLPFESFNQLLDALVLNKTNFKMLPMVRTDPEINDATYWTDELSYMLREGDVTNLERTILESFLYNYSVTLFACEASVVDYIKSPFQVYAELKPYLLPPLYHCPAWWMNNPIMGAALSAFELAAKTNWLSLFFPLNAKNKMVAEKLLTLSKYYLPPVLPENVRFHESDFVQRRLMESCLIGNIVAKACTILLSKLLNPRLQPDAPEIQEEIDIFFSNLRKLSPHAQSSGLCSWPFAVAGSAVIKEDQRLYLIERIRTFGVMKKSSGLMSVMRFLFTTWGSDTDPGPGWDVLLDKEYLRNTFL; encoded by the exons ATGGCCAATCCCAGGAGACAAGGCTGTTTTTGCT GCCGCAAACGCAAGATTAAGTGCGACCTTTCAAAGCCTACCTGCAGCAATTGCTTGCGGTCGTCTTATGAGTGCGTCTACGGGGTACAGGCTATCCCAAAAGATTTCAAGCTTCGCAAATTGGCCAAAAAACCAATTCGGTTTGTGGACCCCAATTCCATCAATTTTCGCAAGCCCGTCATATTACTCACCGAGCCCGCTACCCTAGAGCTCGAATCAACCAAGGAAGCCAGGGAAGATGCATTGTATAGAAAATATCTTGAAACTTTGGGGTGGCATCTCGGTGGATGGTCCTCATGGATGTTAGGGGTCGATTTCTCCGCTAATGATGCACTTTTATACGATGCCTTTGTAAAAGGGTTCATGGTTGCCATATCGCCCCAACTGGCTCACGAGAGCTTGCAGCCTTCATCGGTCGTTATTCCTCGCGGCCTTCACAATCCGACCTTGAGACACGTTTTCTATGCCTGTGGTGCCACATACCTGTCGTGGAAGCGGCCTGAATACCGTGAGTTTGCTGAGCAGAAATTCCTGCAGTGTATGAAAGAAATGCAATGGTTTTTAAACCAGAATTCTTTGGTCGGTAACGAGGACTGGCTGCTTATTTGCATGGTCACTTTATGTCTTCGCGAGAAGTATCAATGTGAAAACACAGCCAGAAACGCTTTTTTCCTGATAGCCTCTTTGCAAATCATAGAATGCtggctgctcaacaagagTTTGCCTTTTGAGTCTTTTAATCAATTACTGGACGCTTTGGTCCTCAACAAGACAAATTTCAAAATGCTTCCCATGGTTAGAACAGATCCTGAAATCAACGATGCTACTTACTGGACAGACGAGCTTTCATATATGCTTCGCGAAGGTGATGTCACTAATCTAGAAAGGACTATCCTGGAGAGCTTCTTGTATAATTACTCGGTTACATTGTTTGCATGTGAGGCTTCAGTTGTTGACTATATCAAATCACCTTTCCAAGTCTATGCCGAGCTCAAACCGTATCTTTTGCCTCCACTATATCATTGTCCTGCTTGGTGGATGAACAATCCGATTATGGGTGCAGCGCTATCTGCATTCGAGCTCGCAGCAAAAACAAATTGGCTATCGCTGTTTTTCCCCTTAAATGCCAAGAATAAAATGGTTGCAGAAAAACTACTGACCTTGTCGAAATACTACCTCCCTCCAGTACTTCCGGAAAACGTAAGGTTTCATGAATCTGACTTTGTTCAAAGGCGGCTGATGGAGAGTTGTTTGATAGGCAATATCGTGGCAAAGGCTTGCACCATCTTGTTATCCAAGTTGCTCAACCCAAGATTACAACCTGATGCCCCTGAAATAcaggaggagatcgacatatttttttcaaatttacGCAAACTGAGTCCACATGCTCAATCATCTGGACTGTGCTCGTGGCCTTTCGCTGTTGCAGGTTCTGCAGTAATAAAGGAAGACCAAAGACTCTACTTGATAGAGCGGATAAGGACTTTTGGGGTCATGAAGAAATCTAGTGGTCTGATGAGTGTCATGCGCTTTTTGTTCACTACCTGGGGCAGTGACACTGACCCTGGCCCAGGATGGGATGTCCTCCTCGATAAGGAATACCTTCGAAATACATTTCTTTAG
- a CDS encoding putative transporter, with amino-acid sequence MKSDTEERKGVVVEEVQLHPSQNDSTESIEVIEYRPTDIDELADVPIVTDQLLPKLKNLAKVFKRKNDGHLIATRKSYFEDPDFEVARQYYPPPTYENYNSFDPYFRWTYDQERKLTRKIDLRILTMVCLLFFALNLDRGNLSSAVAGGLLKDLNLSTDDYNNGNTLRSVGFIISEIPSQLIGKRFGPDWWIPIQVTAWSLVALFQFFISGTKSYLATRFLLGIAQGGFIADAVQYLSYFYTRDQMGLRLSLFWLTDAASGIISNLLSIGFLKINLNGQEGWRWLFLFDGLITLVLGLASFFFMVPGPTQTKTKFNPKGIFTRTEEKIITNRLLRDDPSKSGMHNREAITFKQFLRSLSDFDLWPVLILSFVFQIPQNPIKAYLNINLKALGFGKDPIIYLNIPIELMTSITIVLITVLSEVLDERSLVCSLQQVWILIVVVVEYVHADTLSPWAQYAIMFFAIGNPSAQAIIVSWCSRLSYSVRTRAISAPMSNIGIQLAGIAGSYIYRSDDAPKYHRGNQVIIGLCCLNISLFVLTKFYYISRNNYKRSRWNKMSKLEKEEYLATHRNAGNKRLDYLFEH; translated from the coding sequence ATGAAGTCCGACACTGAAGAACGGAAAGGTGTTGTCGTCGAGGAGGTACAGCTCCACCCTAGTCAGAACGACTCAACAGAAAGTATCGAAGTTATCGAGTATAGGCCAACAGATATTGACGAACTTGCTGATGTGCCGATCGTGACTGATCAGTTACTCCCTAAGCTAAAAAACCTTGCAAAAGTGTTTAAAAGAAAAAACGATGGCCACCTGATCGCCACCAGAAAGTCGTATTTTGAGGACCCTGACTTTGAGGTGGCTAGACAATACTACCCTCCTCCAACTTACGAGAACTACAATAGCTTTGATCCCTATTTCAGGTGGACGTATGATCAGGAGCGTAAGCTTACCAGGAAGATTGATCTTCGCATTCTGACTATGGTCTGTCTACTATTTTTCGCTCTCAATCTGGACCGAGGAAACTTGAGctctgctgttgctggaggaCTTCTTAAAGATCTCAACCTTTCCACGGATGACTACAATAATGGCAATACTTTGAGATCTGTTGGATTTATTATCTCTGAGATTCCTTCTCAGTTGATTGGAAAACGTTTTGGACCTGACTGGTGGATTCCAATTCAGGTGACGGCTTGGAGCCTGGTTGCCCTGTTCCAATTTTTCATAAGTGGGACAAAATCGTACCTGGCAACTCGATTTCTGCTAGGTATTGCTCAAGGTGGATTTATTGCAGATGCTGTGCAGTATCTCTCGTACTTCTACACACGTGATCAGATGGGATTACGGTTATCGCTGTTTTGGTTAACTGACGCTGCCTCTGGTATTATCAGTAACTTGCTTTCAATTGGGTTCTTGAAAATCAATCTCAATGGTCAAGAGGGATGGAGATGgcttttcctttttgatgGCTTGATCACACTAGTGTTAGGTCTTGCCTCGTTTTTCTTTATGGTTCCGGGCCCTACTCAAACAAAAACTAAATTTAATCCTAAGGGCATTTTCACAAGAACTGAGGAGAAGATCATTACAAATAGATTACTTAGAGACGATCCGTCTAAATCGGGTATGCACAATAGGGAAGCAATCACTTTCAAACAGTTCCTGAGAAGTCTGTCAGACTTCGATTTGTGGCCtgttttgattttgtcgTTCGTGTTCCAGATTCCCCAAAATCCTATTAAGGCATACCTGAACATCAATCTTAAAGCCCTTGGTTTTGGAAAGGATCCAATTATCTATCTGAACATTCCCATTGAGTTGATGACCAGTATCACAATCGTTTTGATTACGGTACTGTCTGAAGTGCTTGACGAGAGATCTCTCGTCTGTTCGTTGCAACAAGTTTGGATTTTGATAGTGGTGGTTGTGGAGTATGTTCATGCTGATACTTTGAGTCCGTGGGCTCAGTACGCAATTATGTTTTTTGCAATTGGAAATCCGTCTGCTCAGGCAATCATCGTGTCTTGGTGTTCGCGTTTGTCATATTCGGTGAGAACAAGAGCAATTTCTGCACCGATGTCAAACATTGGAATCCAGCTAGCAGGAATAGCTGGGAGCTACATTTACCGCAGCGACGATGCTCCGAAGTATCATAGGGGAAACCAGGTGATCATTGGATTATGTTGTCTGAACATTTCGCTTTTCGTGCTGACCAAGTTCTACTACATCAGCAGAAATAATTACAAAAGATCGAGGTGGAATAAAATGTCTAAATTGGAAAAGGAGGAGTACTTGGCTACTCATAGAAATGCCGGAAACAAAAGACTGGATTACTTATTTGAGCACTAA